The Hemibagrus wyckioides isolate EC202008001 linkage group LG12, SWU_Hwy_1.0, whole genome shotgun sequence genome includes a window with the following:
- the pygo2 gene encoding pygopus homolog 2 isoform X1, with protein sequence MAAESGRLQAGQGQGKRGKGSQMKSPEKKKRKSSTQGAGFSHLSEFAPPPTPMVDHLVASNPFDDDFGPPSRPAGAGGPGSAPFLPSPGAGGGGGGGYGGPGRMGGGMAYMAGPGGPGGGQSGRRPPFGPPPPNTGPHHPIGFGGMPGFGGGGGGGGGGGGGGGFPPGGPSQFNMPPNFSPPMHPGQGFNPILSPSGMGGGPGGGGPPHPRFGMQQPQHGQSGHPFNSPPMPGGPRGPPHGPMNPMGGMPTGMNMMGGMGGGMGGGNMVGGHTGIPPQGPFPPSQDGPYPGPGTPGSEEGKNFVGGPGGGPPGPPQQPPNLNPSGPPSNNATPGPSPASGPTQPGGGFPGHPDVQQSTPNTPGQPSSVPPPPNPNSSPTGPLNGPQPQQVPPNQHTPVNSASGPAPNTPSNQQQPTPPNSNPGSAPYNQQNNAPGGGPMASQPPNSNQNNLNNTVGSNPNPPSNSASTPNTQSPLPTGQAPPSVGPASGPPKLGSGMVFHCGFCLLEVHDDQEAILCEASCQRWFHRDCTGLTEPAYGLLTRESAAVWACDFCLKTKEIQAVYVRQSLGQLVAANEG encoded by the exons ATGGCTGCCGAATCGGGGAGACTGCAGGCGGGACAAGGTCAAGGGAAGCGTGGCAAAG GTTCCCAGATGAAAAGCCcggagaaaaagaagaggaagtcTAGCACTCAG GGGGCAGGTTTCTCCCACCTCTCTGAGTTTGCACCTCCTCCAACCCCTATGGTAGACCATCTTGTGGCCTCAAACCCATTCGATGATGACTTTGGCCCACCATCACGTCCTGCTGGAGCCGGGGGTCCAGGAAGTGCACCGTTTCTGCCAAGCCCAGGGGCTGGTGGGGGGGGAGGAGGAGGTTATGGCGGACCAGGAAGAATGGGAGGGGGCATGGCCTACATGGCTGGCCCAGGAGGCCCAGGTGGTGGACAGTCTGGACGAAGACCCCCTTTTGGACCTCCACCACCCAACACTGGACCACATCACCCAATAGGATTTGGAGGAATGCCTGGATTTgggggtggaggaggaggaggaggaggaggtggtggtggaggtggtttTCCTCCAGGGGGGCCATCACAATTTAACATGCCACCAAATTTCAGCCCTCCTATGCACCCAGGGCAAGGTTTTAACCCTATACTCTCACCTAGTGGAATGGGTGGTGGTCCTGGAGGTGGTGGTCCTCCTCACCCACGCTTTGGGATGCAGCAACCTCAGCATGGTCAGAGTGGTCATCCTTTCAACAGTCCTCCAATGCCTGGGGGCCCTCGTGGTCCTCCCCATGGCCCAATGAATCCAATGGGTGGAATGCCAACTGGAATGAATATGATGGGTGGTATGGGGGGTGGAATGGGTGGAGGTAACATGGTAGGTGGCCACACAGGGATCCCCCCACAAGGACCATTTCCTCCCTCACAAGATGGCCCCTATCCTGGGCCGGGCACACCTGGTAGTGAAGAAGGTAAAAACTTTGTTGGTGGACCAGGCGGTGGTCCACCAGGTCCACCTCAGCAACCACCAAATCTCAACCCCTCTGGTCCTCCGTCTAACAATGCCACTCCAGGTCCATCCCCGGCTTCTGGACCTACACAACCTGGAGGAGGGTTTCCTGGTCACCCTGATGTTCAGCAATCAACACCCAACACACCTGGGCAACCCTCATCAGTGCCTCCTCCACCCAACCCTAATTCCTCCCCTACTGGTCCACTCAATGGTCCACAACCTCAGCAAGTCCCTCCAAATCAGCACACTCCAGTTAACTCTGCCAGTGGCCCTGCTCCCAACACTCCGTCCAATCAGCAGCAACCAACACCACCCAACTCTAACCCAGGCTCTGCACCATACAATCAGCAGAACAATGCTCCTGGTGGTGGACCGATGGCAAGTCAGCCACCCAATTCCAATCAAAACAACCTAAACAACACAGTTGGTAGTAACCCTAATCCTCCATCTAACTCAGCTTCTACACCTAACACACAGTCTCCGCTTCCCACTGGTCAAGCGCCACCTTCAGTTGGTCCAGCTTCTGGACCACCAAAGCTGGGAAGTGGAATGGTGTTCCATTGTGGATTCTGCTTGTTAGAGGTACATGATGACCAGGAGGCCATTCTTTGTGAGGCGTCGTGCCAGCGCTGGTTCCACAGAGACTGCACAGGCCTGACTGAGCCTGCATATGGCCTGTTGACCAGAGAGAGTGCTGCGGTATGGGCTTGTGATTTCTGCCTCAAGACCAAGGAGATTCAGGCAGTATATGTACGTCAGAGTCTGGGACAGCTGGTGGCTGCCAACGAAGGCTAA
- the pygo2 gene encoding pygopus homolog 2 isoform X2: MKSPEKKKRKSSTQGAGFSHLSEFAPPPTPMVDHLVASNPFDDDFGPPSRPAGAGGPGSAPFLPSPGAGGGGGGGYGGPGRMGGGMAYMAGPGGPGGGQSGRRPPFGPPPPNTGPHHPIGFGGMPGFGGGGGGGGGGGGGGGFPPGGPSQFNMPPNFSPPMHPGQGFNPILSPSGMGGGPGGGGPPHPRFGMQQPQHGQSGHPFNSPPMPGGPRGPPHGPMNPMGGMPTGMNMMGGMGGGMGGGNMVGGHTGIPPQGPFPPSQDGPYPGPGTPGSEEGKNFVGGPGGGPPGPPQQPPNLNPSGPPSNNATPGPSPASGPTQPGGGFPGHPDVQQSTPNTPGQPSSVPPPPNPNSSPTGPLNGPQPQQVPPNQHTPVNSASGPAPNTPSNQQQPTPPNSNPGSAPYNQQNNAPGGGPMASQPPNSNQNNLNNTVGSNPNPPSNSASTPNTQSPLPTGQAPPSVGPASGPPKLGSGMVFHCGFCLLEVHDDQEAILCEASCQRWFHRDCTGLTEPAYGLLTRESAAVWACDFCLKTKEIQAVYVRQSLGQLVAANEG, encoded by the exons ATGAAAAGCCcggagaaaaagaagaggaagtcTAGCACTCAG GGGGCAGGTTTCTCCCACCTCTCTGAGTTTGCACCTCCTCCAACCCCTATGGTAGACCATCTTGTGGCCTCAAACCCATTCGATGATGACTTTGGCCCACCATCACGTCCTGCTGGAGCCGGGGGTCCAGGAAGTGCACCGTTTCTGCCAAGCCCAGGGGCTGGTGGGGGGGGAGGAGGAGGTTATGGCGGACCAGGAAGAATGGGAGGGGGCATGGCCTACATGGCTGGCCCAGGAGGCCCAGGTGGTGGACAGTCTGGACGAAGACCCCCTTTTGGACCTCCACCACCCAACACTGGACCACATCACCCAATAGGATTTGGAGGAATGCCTGGATTTgggggtggaggaggaggaggaggaggaggtggtggtggaggtggtttTCCTCCAGGGGGGCCATCACAATTTAACATGCCACCAAATTTCAGCCCTCCTATGCACCCAGGGCAAGGTTTTAACCCTATACTCTCACCTAGTGGAATGGGTGGTGGTCCTGGAGGTGGTGGTCCTCCTCACCCACGCTTTGGGATGCAGCAACCTCAGCATGGTCAGAGTGGTCATCCTTTCAACAGTCCTCCAATGCCTGGGGGCCCTCGTGGTCCTCCCCATGGCCCAATGAATCCAATGGGTGGAATGCCAACTGGAATGAATATGATGGGTGGTATGGGGGGTGGAATGGGTGGAGGTAACATGGTAGGTGGCCACACAGGGATCCCCCCACAAGGACCATTTCCTCCCTCACAAGATGGCCCCTATCCTGGGCCGGGCACACCTGGTAGTGAAGAAGGTAAAAACTTTGTTGGTGGACCAGGCGGTGGTCCACCAGGTCCACCTCAGCAACCACCAAATCTCAACCCCTCTGGTCCTCCGTCTAACAATGCCACTCCAGGTCCATCCCCGGCTTCTGGACCTACACAACCTGGAGGAGGGTTTCCTGGTCACCCTGATGTTCAGCAATCAACACCCAACACACCTGGGCAACCCTCATCAGTGCCTCCTCCACCCAACCCTAATTCCTCCCCTACTGGTCCACTCAATGGTCCACAACCTCAGCAAGTCCCTCCAAATCAGCACACTCCAGTTAACTCTGCCAGTGGCCCTGCTCCCAACACTCCGTCCAATCAGCAGCAACCAACACCACCCAACTCTAACCCAGGCTCTGCACCATACAATCAGCAGAACAATGCTCCTGGTGGTGGACCGATGGCAAGTCAGCCACCCAATTCCAATCAAAACAACCTAAACAACACAGTTGGTAGTAACCCTAATCCTCCATCTAACTCAGCTTCTACACCTAACACACAGTCTCCGCTTCCCACTGGTCAAGCGCCACCTTCAGTTGGTCCAGCTTCTGGACCACCAAAGCTGGGAAGTGGAATGGTGTTCCATTGTGGATTCTGCTTGTTAGAGGTACATGATGACCAGGAGGCCATTCTTTGTGAGGCGTCGTGCCAGCGCTGGTTCCACAGAGACTGCACAGGCCTGACTGAGCCTGCATATGGCCTGTTGACCAGAGAGAGTGCTGCGGTATGGGCTTGTGATTTCTGCCTCAAGACCAAGGAGATTCAGGCAGTATATGTACGTCAGAGTCTGGGACAGCTGGTGGCTGCCAACGAAGGCTAA